A stretch of the Malus domestica chromosome 08, GDT2T_hap1 genome encodes the following:
- the LOC103421414 gene encoding thiamine biosynthetic bifunctional enzyme TH1, chloroplastic-like — MTSDHSAVKIPHVLTVAGSDSGAGAGIQADLKACAARGVYCSAVITAVTAQNTVGIQGVSIVPEEFVAEQMKSVVSDMDVDVVKTGMLMSFGIIKILPQQLQEYPIRGMQSN, encoded by the exons ATGACAAGTGACCACTCTGCAGTTAAGATTCCACATGTACTGACTGTTGCTGGCTCGGATTCGGGTGCTGGTGCTGGAATTCAAGCTGATCTTAAGGCTTGTGCTGCTCGCGGAGTGTACTGCTCTGCTGTCATAACTGCTGTTACTGCACAAAACACTGTTGGGATTCAG GGTGTAAGCATTGTGCCCGAGGAGTTTGTTGCCGAGCAGATGAAGTCTGTGGTATCTGATATGGATGTTGACGTG GTGAAAACTGGGATGTTAATGTCTTTTGGCATCATTAAGATTCTGCCTCAGCAACTTCAGGAGTATCCTATTCGAGGTATGCAGTccaattaa
- the LOC103411041 gene encoding serine/threonine-protein kinase SRK2A-like: MEKYEVVKDIGSGNFGVARLMRNKETKELVAMKYIDRGHKIDENVAREIINHRSLRHPNIIRFREVVLTPTHLGIVMEYAAGGELFERICNAGRFSEDEARYFFQQLISGVSYCHSLQICHRDLKLENTLLDGSAAPRLKICDFGYSKSSLLHSRPKSTVGTPAYIAPEVLSRREYDGKLADVWSCGVTLYVMLVGAYPFEDQEDPKNFRKTMKKIMGVHYKIPDHVHMSQECRHLLSRIFVANPARRITIKDIKNHPWFLKNLPRELTEAAQIIYYRKENPTFSPQTVEDIMKIVEEAKIPPPVSRSIGGFSWGEEDGDTKEEVEGEEEEEEDEYVKTVKEVHASGEVSVS; this comes from the exons ATGGAAAAGTACGAGGTTGTCAAGGATATTGGATCTGGGAATTTTGGGGTGGCCAGGCTTATGAGGAACAAAGAGACCAAAGAGCTCGTCGCCATGAAATACATCGACCGCGGCCACAAG ATTGATGAGAATGTGGCAAGGGAAATCATAAACCACAGATCGCTTCGCCATCCAAACATCATTCGGTTCAGGGAG GTAGTTTTGACTCCTACACATCTTGGTATTGTGATGGAGTATGCGGCTGGTGGAGAGCTCTTTGAGCGAATCTGCAATGCAGGAAGGTTCAGTGAAGATGAG GCTAGATATTTTTTTCAGCAGCTTATCTCGGGAGTTAGCTACTGTCATTCTCTG CAAATATGCCACCGAGATTTGAAGCTGGAGAATACCTTGCTGGATGGCAGCGCAGCTCCACGCCTGAAAATTTGTGATTTTGGTTATTCTAAG TCATCCTTGCTGCATTCAAGGCCTAAATCAACAGTGGGAACTCCAGCATATATTGCTCCTGAGGTTCTTTCTCGAAGAGAGTATGATGGCAAG TTGGCAGATGTGTGGTCCTGTGGAGTAACCCTATATGTTATGCTGGTGGGAGCTTATCCATTTGAAgaccaagaagatccaaagAATTTCAGGAAAACTATGAAA AAAATAATGGGCGTTCATTACAAGATCCCAGACCATGTTCACATGTCTCAAGAGTGTAGGCATCTCCTCTCTCGCATCTTTGTTGCAAATCCAGCAAGG AGGATCACCATTAAAGATATCAAGAACCACCCATGGTTTTTAAAGAACTTGCCGAGAGAGCTTACAGAAGCAGCTCAAATCATCTACTACAGAAAAGAAAACCCAACCTTTTCTCCCCAAACTGTTGAAGACATCATGAAGATAGTGGAGGAAGCCAAAATTCCTCCTCCAGTTTCCCGATCAATTGGAGGCTTTAGCTGGGGAGAAGAAGATGGTGATACAAAGGAAGAAGTAGAAggcgaggaggaagaagaagaagatgagtatgTTAAGACAGTCAAAGAAGTACATGCAAGTGGAGAAGTGAGCGTCAGCTGA